In the Arachis ipaensis cultivar K30076 chromosome B10, Araip1.1, whole genome shotgun sequence genome, one interval contains:
- the LOC107620720 gene encoding uncharacterized protein LOC107620720 has protein sequence MATCGRDRARSRESMNAQPVDNHAEFMVAMENLANTIEANAAATLQAVQRLGQPAGNGNGIAKETRMRMLRKLEITWGCSDDLGDFSQGKPQHWWQAECRLLQLQNVDVPWDVFQTAFYKKYFPESTREPKEMELMQLKQGSLSVADYTSIFEELCRFSRVCQGALETYESWKCIKYQRGLKDNIMTVLAPLEIRTFSELVNKARVVEEYAKMVASSKETHRESSSGQRGKYFHPKGQNFKRGGYAPQGQRGFRKNAQNQFQYTKGRGNQSKISLNLTCVRCGHFHPYDSCMIGLGGYFNCGLLGHIASDCTHGKNPNAGQSQHQGRVFAMNAKDASKADLLMRGICLIGDKVLIALYDTGALHSFISFAKVEELGLKVLELAFDLHVHTPHQTVMTRSGCRQVGFMLEGRDFVHDLICLLMIGFNMILGFDWLSKNWVLLDCFERSFRFMPEGENGAAIAEGYYMNSVVVHLMNRNMRKPVRN, from the exons atggccactTGCGGACGAGATCGAGCACGTTCACGAGAGAGTATGAATGCACAACCGGTGGACAACCATGCTGAATTTATGGTGGCCATGGAAAACCTTGCAAATACCATAGAAGctaatgctgctgcgactctgcaagctgtgcagaggttaggccaaccaGCCGGAAACGGAAATGGAATAGCGAAGGAAACGCGAATGAGAATGTTGAGGAAATTGGAGATAACATGGGGGTGCTCCGATGACCTTGGTGacttttctcaag GAAAGCCCCAGCATTGGTGGCAAGCAGAGTGCCGCTTGCTACAGCTCCAAAATGTTGATGTTCCTTGGGATGTATTCCAAACGGCCTTCTACAAGAAATACTTTCCTGAGTCTACAAGGGAACCaaaggagatggaacttatgcagctgaagcaaggttctcTGTCTGTGGCAGATTACACAAGCATATTCGAGGAGCTTTGTAGGTTCTCTAGGGTATGTCAGGGTGCCCTAGAGACCTACGAGAGTTGGAAGTGTATCAAGTACCAGAGGGGCTTGAAGGACAACATCATGACTGTTTTGGCTCCTCTGGAGATTCGTACCTTCTCCGAATTGGTGAACAAAGCAAGGGTGGTTGAGGAGTATGCAAAAATGGTAGCTTCGTCCAAGGAAACTCACAGAGAAAGCTCTAGTGGACAACGTGGCAAGTATTTCCATCCGAAGGGTCAGAATTTCAAGAGAGGAGGATATGCTCCTCAAGGGCAAAGAGGCTTCAGAAAGAACGCTCAGAATCAGTTTCAGTATACCAAGGGGAGAGGAAATCAGAGCAAGATTTCTCTGAATTTGACTTGTGTGCGTTGTGGCCATTTTCATCCATATGACTCATGCATGATTGGTTTAGGTGGTTATTTCAACTGTGGCTTGCTTGGTCACATTGCGAGCGATTGCACTCATGGGAAGAACCCGAATGCGGGTCAAAGTCAGCACCAGGGGCGAGTGTTTGCTATGAATGCCAAGGATGCTTCTAAGGCAGATCTTTTGATGAGAGGTATATGTTTAATTGGTGATAAAGTCTTGATTGCATTGTATGATACTGGAGCTTTGCATTCGTTTATTTCATTTGCTAAGGTTGAGGAACTAGGCTTGAAAGTGTTAGAGTTAGCATTTGatctgcatgtacatactccgcatcAGACAGTTATGACTAGATCAGGTTGTAGGCAAGTAGGTTTCATGCTTGAGGGTAGAGactttgtgcatgatttgatctGTTTACTAATGATTGGATTCAAtatgattttggggtttgattggttgtcgaagAATTGGGTTTTGTTGGATTGTTTTGAGCGGTCATTTCGATTTATGCCGGAAGGAGAAAATGGAGCAGCGATAGCTGAGGGTTACTACATGAACTCTGTAGTGGTGCACTTGATGAACCGAAATATGCGTAAGCCGGTTAGAAATTAA